A window of the Cannabis sativa cultivar Pink pepper isolate KNU-18-1 chromosome X, ASM2916894v1, whole genome shotgun sequence genome harbors these coding sequences:
- the LOC115703936 gene encoding NAC domain-containing protein 6 produces the protein MAINSMDPDVIPLDLPGFRFHPTEEELLDFYLKNMVSGKMSFDIIGSLNIYLFDPWVLPEKAKLGEREWYFFVPRDRKHGSGGRPNRTTERGFWKATGSDRRIVSLSEPKRVIGLRKTLVFYKGRAPRGTKTDWVMNEYRLPDNCKLSKDIVLCKVYRKATSLKVLEQRVQMEEEKNFQNEHNSPASPMDTFSFCSPHEELIQFQPPLMAANDLVLKKEVEEVVGSATAVVDNYNASFTTASLQVPYGYKLDKLPELQVPKLSLDWTQEQFWTQLNSPWLQNMTPLANILNL, from the exons ATGGCCATCAACTCCATGGATCCTGATGTAATACCACTTGACCTTCCTGGCTTTCGGTTTCATCCCACTGAAGAGGAGCTTTTAGATTTTTATCTCAAGAATATGGTGTCTGGGAAAATGAGTTTTGACATAATTGGCTCTCTCAATATCTATCTCTTTGATCCTTGGGTCTTGCCCG AAAAGGCGAAGCTTGGAGAAAGAGAATGGTATTTTTTTGTGCCAAGAGATAGAAAGCATGGAAGTGGTGGAAGGCCTAACCGGACCACTGAAAGAGGGTTTTGGAAAGCAACGGGTTCTGACCGTCGGATTGTGAGTTTATCAGAGCCCAAAAGGGTGATTGGTTTAAGAAAAACTCTTGTTTTTTACAAGGGCAGAGCTCCTAGAGGAACCAAGACTGATTGGGTCATGAATGAGTATCGTTTGCCTGATAACTGCAAACTCTCTAAG GACATAGTTTTGTGCAAAGTATATAGGAAGGCCACTTCATTGAAAGTACTAGAACAGAGGGTACAAAtggaagaagagaaaaacttTCAGAATGAGCATAATTCTCCAGCCTCTCCAATGGACACCTTTTCGTTTTGTAGCCCACATGAAGAGCTAATCCAATTCCAACCACCATTAATGGCCGCAAATGACTTGGTGTTGAAGAAAGAAGTAGAAGAAGTTGTAGGATCAGCAACAGCAGTAGTAGATAATTATAATGCCTCCTTTACCACTGCATCTTTGCAAGTACCATATGGTTACAAGCTGGACAAGTTGCCTGAGTTACAAGTTCCAAAATTGAGCCTGGATTGGACCCAAGAACAGTTTTGGACACAGTTGAATAGTCCTTGGCTTCAAAACATGACCCCATTAGCCAATATTCTGAATTTGTAA